A stretch of the Rhinoderma darwinii isolate aRhiDar2 chromosome 3, aRhiDar2.hap1, whole genome shotgun sequence genome encodes the following:
- the NEURL1B gene encoding E3 ubiquitin-protein ligase NEURL1B isoform X2 yields MGNTAHKTLPDSMFADTMPPGRLSSPRLSTCLLQSSHDSANFNNNELENNQVVAKIANLNLSRVPPPTDNHAIPSCPNRRQRIQGMPTLFDMELHFHPTRGADITLSPDRAVAYTNWQESNRTLVFTERPVHIGETLFIETCQLPLPYYGSLSFGITSCDPSTLRTYDLPSNPDYLLDRKEYWVVHQGLFTVSNGDIHSFSFMPNGEIHHGVNGNSRGMLMCVDSSQPLWMFFSIHGIVNQLRIMGTVQSNVLSPSGSPSGSQYDSDSDMVFSVNRSSSASESSLVTAPSSPLSPPVSPVFAPEPQGSKDGECAVCFDNEVETVIYTCGHMCLCSSCGLKLKRQVNACCPICRRVIKDVIKTYRP; encoded by the exons ATAGCATGTTTGCTGATACAATGCCACCGGGACGACTGAGTAGTCCTCGACTGAGCACATGCTTGCTGCAAAGTAGCCATGATTCTGCAAACTTCAACAATAATGAACTGGAGAACAATCAGGTGGTAGCAAAAATTGCGAACTTGAACTTAAGCAGAGTGCCACCACCAACTGATAACCACGCCATACCTAGTTGTCCAAATAGGCGTCAGCGTATCCAAGGGATGCCAACGTTATTCGACATGGAGCTTCATTTTCACCCCACTCGTGGTGCTGACATCACCCTATCACCAGATAGAGCAGTGGCATACACTAATTGGCAGGAAAGCAACAGGACGCTAGTGTTTACAGAAAGGCCAGTGCACATTGGTGAGACCCTCTTTATAGAGACCTGTCAATTGCCACTCCCTTACTATGGGTCTTTGTCATTTGGCATCACCTCCTGCGATCCAAGCACATTACGAACCTATGATCTGCCATCAAATCCAGACTACCTATTGGATAGGAAGGAATATTGGGTTGTTCATCAAGGCTTATTCACCGTAAGCAATGGGGATAtccatagtttttcatttatGCCGAATGGAGAGATTCATCATGGCGTCAACGGAAACAGTCGTGGGATGCTGATGTGTGTGGATTCCTCGCAGCCTCTTTGGATGTTTTTTTCAATTCATGGGATTGTGAATCAACTGAGAATTATGG GAACTGTGCAGTCCAATGTGCTCTCTCCATCTGGTTCTCCAAGTGGCTCCCAGTATGACAGCGATTCAGATATGGTCTTTAGTGTGAACCGCTCCTCTTCAGCTTCTGAATCATCTCTAG TGACTGCTCCTAGTTCTCCTCTGAGTCCACCTGTATCTCCAGTGTTTGCGCCAGAACCCCAAGGAAGCAAAGATGGAGAATGTGCAGTGTGCTTTGATAATGAAGTAGAAACCGTCATCTATACTTGTGGCCACATGTGTCTGTGCAGCAGTTGTGGGCTGAAGTTGAAGAGGCAAGTGAACGCATGTTGCCCCATCTGCCGGAGGGTGATAAAAGACGTCATCAAAACATATCGTCCTTAA
- the NEURL1B gene encoding E3 ubiquitin-protein ligase NEURL1B isoform X1: protein MGNTAHKTLPDTSHHNRQVVNRPCYTLLHCGQERRLVLSRTESPRFHCQTKGKNIRLDTHGRKAIRRNSFCNGITFTSRPIHLYEKVRLKLVSVHHGWSGALRFGFTIHDPAQMKPEDIPKYACPDLVTRPGYWAKALPERFAQRDNILAFWVDRQGRVFYSVNDEEPVLFHCGVKVSSPLWALIDVYGITQEVQILDSMFADTMPPGRLSSPRLSTCLLQSSHDSANFNNNELENNQVVAKIANLNLSRVPPPTDNHAIPSCPNRRQRIQGMPTLFDMELHFHPTRGADITLSPDRAVAYTNWQESNRTLVFTERPVHIGETLFIETCQLPLPYYGSLSFGITSCDPSTLRTYDLPSNPDYLLDRKEYWVVHQGLFTVSNGDIHSFSFMPNGEIHHGVNGNSRGMLMCVDSSQPLWMFFSIHGIVNQLRIMGTVQSNVLSPSGSPSGSQYDSDSDMVFSVNRSSSASESSLVTAPSSPLSPPVSPVFAPEPQGSKDGECAVCFDNEVETVIYTCGHMCLCSSCGLKLKRQVNACCPICRRVIKDVIKTYRP from the exons ATACAAGCCATCACAACCGTCAAGTGGTCAACAGACCTTGTTACACATTACTCCACTGTGGTCAGGAAAGGAGACTCGTCCTGTCGCGTACAGAGTCTCCACGCTTTCACTGCCAAACAAAAGGCAAAAACATCAGACTGGACACTCATGGAAGAAAAGCCATCCGGCGCAATAGCTTTTGTAATGGAATTACTTTTACTAGTCGGCCTATCCATCTGTATGAAAAGGTCCGCTTGAAGTTGGTGTCAGTACACCATGGGTGGAGTGGGGCTCTGCGTTTTGGGTTCACAATTCATGACCCAGCGCAGATGAAACCAgaagacatacccaagtatgcatGCCCTGATCTCGTTACCCGGCCTGGGTATTGGGCAAAAGCTTTACCTGAGAGATTTGCTCAAAGGGACAATATTTTGGCATTTTGGGTTGACCGCCAAGGAAGAGTTTTCTACAGTGTCAATGATGAGGAACCTGTTCTATTTCATTGTGGAGTTAAAGTATCCAGTCCTCTGTGGGCCTTGATTGATGTCTATGGAATCACACAAGAAGTTCAAATActag ATAGCATGTTTGCTGATACAATGCCACCGGGACGACTGAGTAGTCCTCGACTGAGCACATGCTTGCTGCAAAGTAGCCATGATTCTGCAAACTTCAACAATAATGAACTGGAGAACAATCAGGTGGTAGCAAAAATTGCGAACTTGAACTTAAGCAGAGTGCCACCACCAACTGATAACCACGCCATACCTAGTTGTCCAAATAGGCGTCAGCGTATCCAAGGGATGCCAACGTTATTCGACATGGAGCTTCATTTTCACCCCACTCGTGGTGCTGACATCACCCTATCACCAGATAGAGCAGTGGCATACACTAATTGGCAGGAAAGCAACAGGACGCTAGTGTTTACAGAAAGGCCAGTGCACATTGGTGAGACCCTCTTTATAGAGACCTGTCAATTGCCACTCCCTTACTATGGGTCTTTGTCATTTGGCATCACCTCCTGCGATCCAAGCACATTACGAACCTATGATCTGCCATCAAATCCAGACTACCTATTGGATAGGAAGGAATATTGGGTTGTTCATCAAGGCTTATTCACCGTAAGCAATGGGGATAtccatagtttttcatttatGCCGAATGGAGAGATTCATCATGGCGTCAACGGAAACAGTCGTGGGATGCTGATGTGTGTGGATTCCTCGCAGCCTCTTTGGATGTTTTTTTCAATTCATGGGATTGTGAATCAACTGAGAATTATGG GAACTGTGCAGTCCAATGTGCTCTCTCCATCTGGTTCTCCAAGTGGCTCCCAGTATGACAGCGATTCAGATATGGTCTTTAGTGTGAACCGCTCCTCTTCAGCTTCTGAATCATCTCTAG TGACTGCTCCTAGTTCTCCTCTGAGTCCACCTGTATCTCCAGTGTTTGCGCCAGAACCCCAAGGAAGCAAAGATGGAGAATGTGCAGTGTGCTTTGATAATGAAGTAGAAACCGTCATCTATACTTGTGGCCACATGTGTCTGTGCAGCAGTTGTGGGCTGAAGTTGAAGAGGCAAGTGAACGCATGTTGCCCCATCTGCCGGAGGGTGATAAAAGACGTCATCAAAACATATCGTCCTTAA